CGGCGAAGTGGTGGTGATGGTGCACGGCAACCCGTCGTGGAGCTATTACTGGCGCACGCTGGTGGCCGGCCTGTCGGACAGATACCGCTGCATCGTGCCGGACCACATCGGCATGGGCCTGTCGGACAAGCCGGACGACAGCCGCTATGAGTACACGCTGCAGTCGCGCGTGGACGATCTTGATGCGCTGCTCAAGCACCTGGGCATCACCGGCCCGGTGACCCTGGCCGTGCACGACTGGGGCGGCATGATCGGCTTCGGCTGGGCGCTGTCGCACCACGACCAGGTCAAGCGCCTGGTGGTGCTCAACACCGCCGCCTTCCCGATGCCGGCGGCCAAGAAGATGCCGTGGCAGATCGCGCTGGGTCGCCACTGGAAGATCGGCGAGTGGATCATCCGCACCTTCAATGCGTTCTCGTCCGGCGCGTCGTGGCTGGGCGTGGAGCGGAAGATGCCGGCCGACGTGCGCCGCGCCTATGTGTCGCCGTACAACAGCTACGCCAACCGCATCAGCACCATCCGCTTCATGCAGGACATCCCGCTGTCGCCGGCCGACAAGGCGTGGTCGCTGCTGGAACGTGCCGGCAAGGCGCTGCCGTCGTTCGCCGACCGCCCGGCCTTCCTCGGCTGGGGCCTGCGCGACTTCGTGTTCGACCATCACTTCCTGAAGGGCTTCCAGGCCGCGCTGCCGCGGGCCCAGGTGCATGCCTTCGAGGATGCCGGCCATTACGTGCTGGAAGACAAGCACGAGGTGCTGGTGCCGGAGATCCGCGCGTTCCTGGACGCCAACCCTCTCTGAAAGGTGTGCCGACCGTTGGCCGGCACACCGGACTACGCGGCGATCGGCGCCTGCGGCGGTGAGGACGGGCTGTTGCCGTTGTCGTCCGGATGGTCGTCGTCATTGTCGGCGTCATCGCGCCAGCGCCAGTCGGCCAGCGTCAGCGGATCCAAGCCGTAGGCAATGCGCGCCTTGTCGCATTGCGGGCTGGCCTTGCCGTACTCCCACGATGCATCCACCTCGCGGCACACGCTGGGCCGGTTGGGGTGGATGGTGCAGCGTGAATACACGCCGATCTGCGCATCCAGCGCCACGCAGCGCACCGGCTTGGAGTGGGTGCCGCGCATGCACAGGCGATGCGGGTCGAGCACCTCGGTGAGCTGGTGCGGTACGCCGCCGGGAGTGACCTCGTCCGATTCCATCCAGTGGAAGGCCACGCGGTATTGGGTGCAGCAGGCGCCGCAGGTCATGCAGGGATGTTGCATGGGCAAGCCGCCCCGGGCGGCAGTCGGAATCAGGAACGAGGGTGCGGATTTTCCACGAAGTGGGCCGCCGCGCAAGAAATTCCGTAAGCGGCGACAATGAACGGATGAACCGACCCTGCAACATTGCCACGCGCCTGCCTGAACTGGCGCGTGAACGCCCCGACCAGATCGCCATCCGTTGCCCCGGCCGCCGTGGCGCCGGCAACGGCATGGCCGCCTACGACGTCACCCTGGATTACCGCCAGCTGGACGCCCGCAGCGACGCCATGGCCGCCGGCCTGGCCGGCTACGGGATCGGCCGTGGGGTGCGGACGGTGGTGATGGTGCGGCCGTCCCCGGAGTTTTTCCTGCTGATGTTCGCCCTGTTCAAGCTGGGCGCGGTGCCGGTGCTGGTCGATCCGGGCATCGACAAGCGCGCGCTGAAGCAGTGCCTGGACGAGGCGCAGCCAGAGGCCTTCATCGGCATTCCGCTGGCGCATGTGGCGCGGCTGGCGCTGCGCTGGGCACCGTCGGCGACCCGCCTGGTGACCGTCGGCCGCCGCCTCGGCTGGGGCGGGACCACGCTGGCCGCGCTGGAGCGCGCCGGTGCCAACGGTGGGCCGATGCTGGCCGCCACTGACGGCGAGGACATGGCCGCGATCCTGTTCACGAGTGGCTCCACCGGCGTGCCCAAGGGCGTGGTCTACCGCCATCGCCACTTCGTCGGCCAGATCCAGCTGCTGGGCAGTGCCTTCGGCATGGAAGCGGGCGGGGTGGACCTGCCCACCTTCCCGCCGTTCGCGCTGTTCGATCCTGCGCTGGGCCTGACCTCGGTCATCCCGGACATGGACCCGACGCGGCCGGCACAGGCCGACCCGGCGCGCCTGCACGACGCCATCCAGCGTTTCGGCGTCACCCAGCTGTTCGGCTCGCCGGCACTGATGCGGGTGCTGGCGAAGCATGGCCGGCCGCTGCCGACGGTCACCCGGGTGACCTCGGCGGGTGCGCCGGTGCCGCCGGACGTGGTCGCCACCATCCGCAGCCTGCTGCCGGCCGACGCGCAGTTCTGGACGCCGTATGGCGCCACCGAGTGCCTGCCGGTGGCCGTGGTCGAGGGCCGCGAGCTGGAGCGTACGCGCGCCGCCACCGAGGCTGGCGCAGGGACCTGCGTGGGCAGCGTGGTGGCGCCGAACGAAGTGCGCATCATCGCCATCGATGACGCACCGTTGCCGGACTGGTCGCAGGCGCGCGTGCTGGCCACCGGCGAGGTCGGCGAGATCACCGTGGCGGGGCCGACCGCCACCGACACCTACTTCAACCGCCCGCAGGCGACGGCGGCAGCGAAGATCCGCGAGACGCTGGCCGATGGCAGCACGCGCGTGGTCCATCGCATGGGCGACGTCGGCTATTTCGACGCCCAGGGTCGCCTGTGGTTCTGTGGACGCAAGACCCAGCGCGTGGAAACCGCGCGCGGACCGCTGTACACCGAACAGGTCGAGCCGGTGTTCAACACCGTGGCGGGCGTGGCGCGCACGGCGCTGGTGGGCGTCGGCGTCGCCGGTGCGCAGGTGCCGGTGCTGTGCGTGGAGCTGCAGCGTGGCCAGTCCGACAGCCCGGCGCTTCAGGAGGCGCTGCGCGCACAGGCCGCTGCACGGGTGCCCGAGGCCGGCCTGCAGCACTTCCTGGTGCATCCATCATTCCCCGTCGATATCCGTCACAACGCCAAGATCGGCCGCGAAAAGCTCGCCGTCTGGGCCAGCGCCGAACTGGAGAAGCGCGCATGAAGATCCTGGTCACCGGTGGTGGTGGTTTCCTCGGCCAGGCGCTGTGCCGCGGGCTGGTCGAGCGTGGCCACCAGGTGCTGGCGTTCAACCGCAGCCATTATCCGGAACTGCAGGCGATGGGCGTGGGCCAGATCCGTGGCGACCTGGCCGATGCGCAGGCAGTGCTGCACGCGGTGGCCGGCGTCGACGCGGTGTTCCACAACGGTGCCAAGGCCGGTGCGTGGGGCAGCTATGACAGCTACCACCAGGCCAATGTGGTCGGCACCGACAACGTCATCGCGGCCTGCCGCGCGCACGGCATCAGCCGGCTGGTCTACACCTCCACGCCCAGCGTGACCCACCGTGCCACCCATCCAGTGGAAGGCCTGGGCGCGGATGAAGTGCCCTACGGTGAGGACTTCCAGGCCCCGTATGCGGCGACCAAGGCGATTGCCGAACAGCGGGTGCTGGCCGCCAATGACGCCTCGCTGGCCACGGTGGCGCTGCGCCCGCGCCTGATCTGGGGCCCGGGTGACCAGCAGCTGGTGCCGCGCCTGGCCGAACGCGCGCGCCAAGGCCGCCTGCGCCTGGTGGGCGATGGCAACAACAGGGTGGATACCACTTACATCGACAACGCCGCGCTCGCGCACTTCCTCGCCTTCGAGGCACTGGCACCGGGTGCCGCGTGTGCGGGCAGGGCCTACTTCATCTCCAACGGCGAACCGCTGCCGATGCGCGAACTGGTCAACAGGCTGCTGGCCGCCGTGGGTGCGCCGACGGTGGACAAGGCAATCAGCTTCAAGACCGCTTATCGAATCGGTGCGGTCTGCGAACGCCTGTGGCCGCTGCTGCGCCTGCGCGGCGAACCGCCATTGACCCGCTTCCTGGCCGAGCAGCTGTGCACGCCGCACTGGTACAGCATGGAACCGGCGCGCCGTGACTTCGGCTACGTGCCGCAGGTCAGCATCGAAGAGGGACTGCGCAGGCTGAAGGCTTCATCTGCTGCATAGATCGCCGTCACTGGTTGCACACCGCAGGATCGGGAGGATGGAACCACGCCATCCAAGGCTCGACCACCCGCGAGGAGCGCCATGCTGCATTACGCCATCATCTTCTTTGTCATCGCCATCATCGCCGCCGTTCTGGGTTTCTCCGGTATCGCCGGCGCCGCAACGAACATCGCCTGGATCCTGTTCGTGGTGTTCCTGATCCTTGCGGTGATCTCGATGTTCCGCAAGCGCGGATAGAACCTGCAGGACGTGCCGGTCACCGGCCGGCACGTAGCTTCCCGGTGGGTGCCGACCGTTGGTCGGCACGCCTCCTGTAGAGCCGAGCCATGCTCGGCTGCATCTGCAGGGTCGAGCATGGCTCGTCTCTACAGAAGTGCCCGATCCGCCGCATGGCTTTCCAACGCCAGTTCGATCAGGCGCGTGATCAGCGTGGTGTAGTCGACACCGCTGGCGCCCCACAACTTCGGGTACATGCTGATGCGGGTGAAGCCCGGAAGCGTGTTGACCTCGTTGATGACGATCTCGCCGTCTGCGGTCAGGAATACGTCCACGCGTGCCATGCCCGCACACTCCAACGCCTGGTAGGCCTGCAGCGCGACCTGCTGGATGCGCGCCTGGGTAGCGGCGTCGATGTCGGCCGGTACCACCACGTCAGCGCCATTGGCATTGATGTACTTGGTGTCGTAGGCGTAGAACTCGTCGTGCACCACCACCTCGCCGCAGACGCTGGCCTGCGGGTGCGCGTTGCCCAGCACCGCGCATTCGATCTCGCGGCCGATGATGGCCGATTCCACCAGCAGCTTGTGGTCATACCGTAGTGCGAGTTCCAGTGCAGCAGCGAACCCGGCCGTGTCCTTGACCTTGCTCACGCCCACCGACGAGCCTTGGTTGGCCGGCTTCACGAACAACGGCAGGCCCAGCTGCGCGATGACCGCGTCGACATCCACGTCCGCCGCCTGGTGGCGCCGGATGCACAACCACGGTGCCACCTGCAGACCGGCGTCGCGCAGCAGTCGCTTGGTCACGTCCTTGTCCATCGCCACCGCCGAACCCAGCACCGACGAACCGACGAAGGGCAGGTTGGCCATGCGCAGCAGGCCCTGCAGCGCACCGTCTTCGCCGAGTGGTCCGTGCACGATCGGCAGCACGACATCGATCTGGCCGAGCGCAGCCGCCGCGTCGGAAGGGCGCAGCTGCGCCTGCTCGGCACCGGGATGCACTGCCAGCGATGTCCCGGACCGATGCAGCGCGATGCGCGACGGATCATCGGCATTGATGAGGAAGGTAGCGGGCTGGCTCAGGTGCCACTGGCCCTGCTTGTCGATGCCGACCAGCACCGGCTCGAAGCGCTCGCGATCAAGCGCATCGAGGATGTTCTTCGCCGACTGCAGTGAAACTTCGTGCTCGGAAGACGTGCCCCCGAAGATGATGCCGACCCGGGTCCGTGCCATGGGGAATGCGATGTCCTGTGCGTTGCGTGGCCTCATAGCATGAACCTTCATCGGTCCTCCGCGTGAGGCACAGATGAACCCGAAATCCGTCCACGCACGGCACGGAACTACGGTGTCGACCAAGGTCGACACCCACCAACAGCAGCGCAGAACGCCGTCCCGACAGATCGTGGGAACCTGCCGAAGGCGGGGTGGGTCCGGTGGCGGGGGTGTCCGCGGCATGGATGCCGCGGCCAAGCCCCAGGGACGGGTTTACGGCGTCCCCCGCCACTGGACCCGCCCCGCCCCCCACGGAATGCCCGCTCTTGCTGTTGCTTCGGCTACTGCGGTTGCCGTTGCCTCTGCGGGTGCCGGGCGGCAACCCGGCCCAAGCCCCCCACCCACGCAGGTAGAATGCGCACATGGCTCTTTCCCTACTCAAGTCCCTCAAGCCGGTCGCCGGCCGCGCCCTGCAGATCGCCCTGAACCGCGCACTGGCGCTGGATCCGGATACCCGCCATGCCCTGGCCAGCCTCGACGGCCGCCACATCGACCTGACCCTGGAAGCACCGTCGTTGGCCATGCGCATCAGCGTCGACGGCGACCAGCTGCGGGTCGGCCCGGTGGACGCGCAGGAAGCCGACCTGGCCGTACGCAGCAGCTTGGCAGGCGTTCTGGCCCAGCTGCCGCTGCTGGCCAATGCCCGCCGCGGTAACGACAACGGCAAGGGCCGCGTGCGCGTGGCCGGCGATGCCGAGCTGGCGCGCCGCCTGCAGCAGCTGGCCAAGGGCTTCGACCCGGACTGGCAGCAGCCCTTCGTCAGCGTGTTCGGCGAAGTACTGGGCGTGCAGGTTGCCAACACCCTGCGCAGCGCGCTGCAGCATGCGCGCCAGGGGGCGATCGACCTGGCTCACAGCGCTGCCGAGTTCATCACCGAAGAGTCGCGCGACGTGGTACCGCGTGCCGAGCTGGATGCCTTCCACGATGACGTCGACGTGCTGCGCGACGACGTCGAGCGTCTCGGCGCACGCGTGCAGCGCCTGCGGGGTGCCGCATGAAGGCCGTGCTGCGGGCAAGCCGCATTGGCCGGGTGATCCTGCGTTACCGCCTCGACGACCTGCTGCAGGGCACGCCCGCTGAGCGCTGGCTGCGCCTGGCCAAGCCATTCGTTCCGCGCGCCTCCGCAGCCATCGCCTCGCAGTCGCGCGGGGCCCGCCTGCGCCTGGCGCTGCAGGACCTCGGCCCGATCTTCGTCAAGTTCGGCCAGATCCTGTCCACCCGTCGCGACCTGGTGCCGCCGGACGTGGCCAACGAACTGACCCTGCTGCAGGACAGGGTCAAGCCGTTCGATGGCGAGACCGCGCGCCGCATCGTCGAGGACGCGCTCGGCCTGCCGGTCAGCGAAGCGTTCGCCAGCTTTGATACCGAACCACTGGCCTCGGCCTCGATCGCGCAGGTCCACGCGGCCACGCTGGCCGACGGCCGCCAGGTGGTGGTCAAGGTGCTGCGTCCGGGCATCGAGAAACAGATCGACGCCGACATCACCCTGCTCAATTCGCTGGCCGCGCTGGTCGAGCGCACCCACCCGCG
This genomic interval from Stenotrophomonas sp. 57 contains the following:
- the oleD gene encoding 2-alkyl-3-oxoalkanoate reductase, with the protein product MKILVTGGGGFLGQALCRGLVERGHQVLAFNRSHYPELQAMGVGQIRGDLADAQAVLHAVAGVDAVFHNGAKAGAWGSYDSYHQANVVGTDNVIAACRAHGISRLVYTSTPSVTHRATHPVEGLGADEVPYGEDFQAPYAATKAIAEQRVLAANDASLATVALRPRLIWGPGDQQLVPRLAERARQGRLRLVGDGNNRVDTTYIDNAALAHFLAFEALAPGAACAGRAYFISNGEPLPMRELVNRLLAAVGAPTVDKAISFKTAYRIGAVCERLWPLLRLRGEPPLTRFLAEQLCTPHWYSMEPARRDFGYVPQVSIEEGLRRLKASSAA
- a CDS encoding SCP2 sterol-binding domain-containing protein, translated to MALSLLKSLKPVAGRALQIALNRALALDPDTRHALASLDGRHIDLTLEAPSLAMRISVDGDQLRVGPVDAQEADLAVRSSLAGVLAQLPLLANARRGNDNGKGRVRVAGDAELARRLQQLAKGFDPDWQQPFVSVFGEVLGVQVANTLRSALQHARQGAIDLAHSAAEFITEESRDVVPRAELDAFHDDVDVLRDDVERLGARVQRLRGAA
- a CDS encoding DUF1328 domain-containing protein, whose translation is MLHYAIIFFVIAIIAAVLGFSGIAGAATNIAWILFVVFLILAVISMFRKRG
- the oleC gene encoding olefin beta-lactone synthetase, coding for MNRPCNIATRLPELARERPDQIAIRCPGRRGAGNGMAAYDVTLDYRQLDARSDAMAAGLAGYGIGRGVRTVVMVRPSPEFFLLMFALFKLGAVPVLVDPGIDKRALKQCLDEAQPEAFIGIPLAHVARLALRWAPSATRLVTVGRRLGWGGTTLAALERAGANGGPMLAATDGEDMAAILFTSGSTGVPKGVVYRHRHFVGQIQLLGSAFGMEAGGVDLPTFPPFALFDPALGLTSVIPDMDPTRPAQADPARLHDAIQRFGVTQLFGSPALMRVLAKHGRPLPTVTRVTSAGAPVPPDVVATIRSLLPADAQFWTPYGATECLPVAVVEGRELERTRAATEAGAGTCVGSVVAPNEVRIIAIDDAPLPDWSQARVLATGEVGEITVAGPTATDTYFNRPQATAAAKIRETLADGSTRVVHRMGDVGYFDAQGRLWFCGRKTQRVETARGPLYTEQVEPVFNTVAGVARTALVGVGVAGAQVPVLCVELQRGQSDSPALQEALRAQAAARVPEAGLQHFLVHPSFPVDIRHNAKIGREKLAVWASAELEKRA
- the ddlA gene encoding D-alanine--D-alanine ligase; the protein is MARTRVGIIFGGTSSEHEVSLQSAKNILDALDRERFEPVLVGIDKQGQWHLSQPATFLINADDPSRIALHRSGTSLAVHPGAEQAQLRPSDAAAALGQIDVVLPIVHGPLGEDGALQGLLRMANLPFVGSSVLGSAVAMDKDVTKRLLRDAGLQVAPWLCIRRHQAADVDVDAVIAQLGLPLFVKPANQGSSVGVSKVKDTAGFAAALELALRYDHKLLVESAIIGREIECAVLGNAHPQASVCGEVVVHDEFYAYDTKYINANGADVVVPADIDAATQARIQQVALQAYQALECAGMARVDVFLTADGEIVINEVNTLPGFTRISMYPKLWGASGVDYTTLITRLIELALESHAADRALL
- a CDS encoding YkgJ family cysteine cluster protein; its protein translation is MQHPCMTCGACCTQYRVAFHWMESDEVTPGGVPHQLTEVLDPHRLCMRGTHSKPVRCVALDAQIGVYSRCTIHPNRPSVCREVDASWEYGKASPQCDKARIAYGLDPLTLADWRWRDDADNDDDHPDDNGNSPSSPPQAPIAA
- a CDS encoding alpha/beta fold hydrolase; this encodes MRDLPGYPAHPQRFEVRPGLSMNYLDEGPRDGEVVVMVHGNPSWSYYWRTLVAGLSDRYRCIVPDHIGMGLSDKPDDSRYEYTLQSRVDDLDALLKHLGITGPVTLAVHDWGGMIGFGWALSHHDQVKRLVVLNTAAFPMPAAKKMPWQIALGRHWKIGEWIIRTFNAFSSGASWLGVERKMPADVRRAYVSPYNSYANRISTIRFMQDIPLSPADKAWSLLERAGKALPSFADRPAFLGWGLRDFVFDHHFLKGFQAALPRAQVHAFEDAGHYVLEDKHEVLVPEIRAFLDANPL